A region from the Plasmodium berghei ANKA genome assembly, chromosome: 9 genome encodes:
- a CDS encoding adrenodoxin reductase, putative: MILRGMLCVPQNFKNIKYRKINNFVFFRKYFFSSENKHFKIGIIGGGPSALYCCKFFLKNGKIKVDIFDKLPNPYGLIRYGVAPDHISVKNIYKTFNPVVINKRYRFFGNVNIGVDIKVEELRNYYNAIIFCCGASEPFFPQIPYAKKIDCKENENFPDIFHARDLIYFYNNYYDDIRCKKIDNYLNSFENFSNSVIIGNGNVSLDIARILIKSIDELNKTDINNNYLNSIKHHRINHVYIIGRRGYKQASFTNAELRELLSLGNVKVILNKNNYDMCSYFKGHNNNGNLDEDHENLNMRNRQNKLFLNMVQNYHELEKNKDLYNKYKIIEFIFCHQIKNIYPINDHIKNIEFEINKNFINNENNNIILGYKASISTPLLIYATGFKKNTFSENLYNQSIQKYKEDILKNHFGIFRAGWFSNGPKGNIASQIITSKNIALTISNFLEKATTLFDNDITDLLNKKKIQFLTFDHWNYIQNLEQKGITPKQYPGKFSTISDILGILNERKWRVKTS, translated from the coding sequence ATGATTTTGCGTGGCATGTTGTGTGTGCCTCAAaactttaaaaatataaaatacagaaaaataaataattttgttttttttagaaagtattttttttcgagtgaaaataaacattttaaaattggAATAATTGGTGGAGGCCCATCTGCTTTATATTgttgtaaattttttttaaaaaatggaaaaataaaggttgacatttttgataaattacCTAACCCGTATGGGCTTATAAGATATGGTGTAGCACCTGATCATATAAGTgtaaagaatatatataaaacgtTTAATCCAGttgttataaataaaagatatcGATTTTTTGGAAATGTGAATATTGGTGTTGATATAAAAGTAGAAGAATTACggaattattataatgcaatcattttttgttgtGGAGCTTCTGAACCTTTTTTTCCACAAATACCATATGCCAAAAAAATAGATtgtaaagaaaatgaaaattttccTGATATATTTCATGCAAGagatttaatatatttttacaataattattatgatgatatacgatgtaaaaaaatagataattatttaaattcttttgaaaatttttcaaattcaGTTATTATTGGGAATGGGAATGTATCATTAGATATTGCCAGAATCCTTATAAAATCTATAgatgaattaaataaaacagatattaataataattatttaaattctATAAAGCACCATCGAATTAATcatgtttatataataggAAGACGTGGATACAAACAAGCATCATTTACAAATGCGGAATTAAGagaattattatcattaggTAATGTAAAAGTCAtcttaaataaaaataattatgacaTGTGCTCTTATTTTAAAGgtcataataataatggaaatTTAGATGAAGATCATGAAAATTTGAATATGCGAAATAGACAGAataaactttttttaaatatggtTCAAAATTATCACGAgcttgaaaaaaataaagatttatataataaatataaaattatagaatttattttttgccatcaaattaaaaatatatatccaattaacgatcatataaaaaatattgaatttgaaataaataaaaattttataaataatgaaaataataatatcatCTTGGGATACAAAGCATCTATATCAACTCCATTACTTATATACGCTACaggttttaaaaaaaacacattttcggaaaatttatataatcaatctattcaaaaatataaagaggatattttaaaaaatcattttGGAATATTCCGAGCTGGCTGGTTTTCTAACGGACCTAAAGGAAATATAGCTAGCCAAATTATTACATCTAAAAATATCGCTTTGACTATTTCTAACTTTTTAGAAAAGGCAACTACACTCTTCGATAATGATATAActgatttattaaataaaaaaaaaatacaatttcTTACTTTTGATCATTGgaattatattcaaaatttagAACAAAAAGGAATAACACCAAAGCAATATCCTGGAAAATTTTCAACCATAAGTGACATATTGGgaatattaaatgaaagAAAATGGAGAGTTAAGACAAGTTAG